The following coding sequences are from one Sphingobium sp. V4 window:
- a CDS encoding glycoside hydrolase family 88 protein, whose amino-acid sequence MLWLAWQLTGEERYRSVAERNIQSFATRVERLVNVDHHDLGFLYTLSACAAYRLTGDTLARSSGLEAARLLLKRFDPVANVIQAWGDMKDPKQRGRMIIDCNLNVPLLYWASRETGNKDFAAAADKHLAQAAKLLVRADASTFHTFYVDTKTGKPRHGSTHQGHSDDSSWARGQAWGIYGFALAWRHTSDPAYLDIASKLANHFLNRLPGDGICCWDLIFTDEVGTPRDSSAAAIAACGLLELAQALPLSNEMRETYEAWAAAIVRTLGDNYLAPLEGSNAVLLHAVYHMPNKAGVDEACIWGDYFYLEALMRLRHPWEPYWS is encoded by the coding sequence ATGCTCTGGCTGGCCTGGCAGTTAACTGGTGAAGAACGATACAGGTCGGTGGCTGAGCGGAACATTCAGTCGTTTGCAACCAGGGTCGAACGCCTCGTCAATGTCGATCATCATGATCTTGGGTTCCTCTATACCTTGTCGGCCTGCGCCGCATATCGGCTGACCGGCGACACGCTTGCACGCTCGTCGGGTCTGGAGGCCGCTCGCCTGTTGCTGAAGCGTTTTGATCCCGTTGCGAATGTCATTCAGGCCTGGGGCGACATGAAAGACCCCAAGCAGAGGGGACGCATGATCATCGACTGCAATCTCAACGTTCCGCTGCTCTACTGGGCCTCCCGTGAAACCGGGAACAAGGATTTTGCCGCCGCCGCCGACAAACATCTTGCCCAGGCGGCAAAGCTCCTCGTGCGCGCCGATGCCTCGACTTTCCACACCTTCTATGTCGATACAAAAACAGGGAAGCCCCGCCACGGCAGCACACATCAAGGCCATTCGGACGACAGCAGCTGGGCGCGCGGGCAGGCATGGGGCATCTATGGCTTCGCGCTCGCATGGCGGCATACGTCCGATCCCGCTTATCTCGATATAGCATCCAAGCTGGCGAATCATTTCCTCAATCGCCTGCCTGGCGACGGCATCTGTTGCTGGGATCTCATCTTTACCGACGAAGTTGGCACGCCGCGTGACAGTTCGGCGGCGGCGATCGCTGCCTGCGGGTTGCTGGAACTCGCCCAGGCATTGCCTTTGTCAAACGAGATGCGCGAAACCTATGAGGCGTGGGCCGCTGCAATCGTGCGGACGCTGGGGGACAACTATCTTGCACCGCTGGAAGGCTCCAATGCTGTCCTGCTCCACGCGGTCTATCATATGCCCAACAAGGCTGGCGTAGACGAAGCCTGCATCTGGGGAGACTATTTCTACCTGGAAGCGCTCATGCGCCTGCGTCATCCGTGGGAGCCTTACTGGTCATGA
- a CDS encoding oligosaccharide MFS transporter has protein sequence MTCNVMDGNNRTLSAFHACVSILIIVRHLPKRPHPVSGYPPAGMISITDLSVVSINSACQPRSKAAYLISITDHEDAVPLSRQRNYATLSAFLFCFFFAQAMAISLLSIWLTRSLHLNGAQAGTVFAVNSVGAMLAQPAYGFLSDRMGFRKVVPVCIALLVILAGPFFLFVYAPLLRWNLPVGAIVGGIYLGFTFMAGSYALESYVDRVGRRYDFEYSRVRLWGSIGFATAAAFSGRLYNVDPAINFFLASAAGLLLLPLIQLARIEPDPEAQAAADRLKLQDSLELFSDPKFWRFMILILGVTNLYLVYDQQFPFYFSSLFQTPEHGNAMFGYLNSAQIFVEAGGMFIAPLIIRRIGATRGLLLAAMIMILRIAGSGLAIGPITISICKMAHAIELPILAVSIFRYIAYHFEARFAATVYMVGVSFGHSLGLAVLSPLVGISYDRIGFQHSYFLIAGFALVFWIWSCFALAPTPAEYVPRRRRPIDPGSGSAAAQDLQPLEDKP, from the coding sequence ATGACGTGCAACGTCATGGATGGTAACAACCGGACGCTGAGCGCTTTTCACGCCTGCGTCTCTATCCTCATTATCGTCCGCCATTTGCCGAAACGTCCTCACCCAGTTTCCGGCTATCCACCGGCCGGTATGATATCGATAACCGATTTGTCGGTGGTGTCAATCAATAGCGCTTGCCAACCGAGATCGAAAGCGGCATATTTGATATCGATAACAGATCATGAGGATGCCGTGCCCCTTTCCCGACAGCGCAACTATGCAACCCTCAGCGCTTTTCTGTTCTGTTTCTTTTTCGCTCAGGCCATGGCGATTTCACTCTTGTCCATCTGGCTCACGCGCTCGCTGCACTTGAACGGGGCTCAGGCCGGAACCGTCTTTGCCGTAAACTCTGTTGGGGCGATGCTGGCGCAGCCTGCCTATGGCTTCCTCTCCGACCGCATGGGCTTTCGCAAAGTCGTACCCGTCTGCATCGCGCTGCTCGTGATACTGGCTGGTCCGTTCTTCCTGTTCGTATATGCTCCGCTTCTTCGATGGAACCTGCCTGTGGGTGCCATAGTAGGCGGTATCTACCTCGGCTTCACCTTCATGGCGGGCAGTTACGCTCTGGAAAGCTATGTCGATCGGGTCGGTCGCAGATATGATTTTGAATATAGTCGCGTGCGTCTTTGGGGATCGATCGGCTTTGCAACCGCAGCCGCCTTCTCGGGTCGGCTCTACAATGTCGATCCGGCCATCAACTTTTTCCTGGCGAGTGCGGCGGGCCTCCTGCTGCTACCGCTTATCCAGCTTGCGCGGATCGAACCCGATCCGGAAGCGCAGGCAGCGGCCGACCGTTTGAAGCTGCAGGATTCGCTGGAGCTGTTCTCCGACCCGAAATTCTGGCGTTTCATGATCCTTATCCTGGGGGTGACAAATCTCTACCTTGTGTACGATCAGCAGTTCCCCTTCTATTTTTCATCCCTCTTTCAGACCCCCGAACATGGAAATGCGATGTTCGGCTACCTCAACTCGGCTCAAATCTTCGTGGAGGCGGGAGGGATGTTCATCGCTCCATTGATCATTCGCCGCATCGGCGCGACACGCGGCCTGCTGCTCGCAGCAATGATCATGATCCTGCGTATCGCCGGTTCGGGTCTCGCCATCGGTCCGATCACTATCTCGATATGCAAAATGGCCCACGCAATCGAACTTCCGATCCTTGCTGTATCGATCTTCCGTTACATCGCCTATCATTTCGAAGCACGCTTCGCTGCTACCGTTTACATGGTCGGCGTCAGCTTCGGCCACTCGCTGGGCTTGGCGGTATTGTCGCCGCTGGTCGGCATCAGCTATGACAGGATTGGCTTCCAGCACAGCTATTTTCTGATCGCCGGCTTTGCCCTTGTTTTTTGGATATGGTCCTGTTTTGCCCTCGCGCCCACGCCCGCCGAATATGTGCCGCGTCGGCGCCGTCCTATTGACCCTGGGAGCGGGAGCGCAGCTGCGCAAGATCTTCAGCCCCTTGAGGATAAGCCATAA